One genomic window of Bicyclus anynana chromosome 10, ilBicAnyn1.1, whole genome shotgun sequence includes the following:
- the LOC112050358 gene encoding putative thiamine transporter SLC35F3, whose translation MARDGDVPTIFNPKRVRTPSVIITTDEVASDQGDVERERPNGPPTPLSPRAPLTPQSSVSSAPPLTTQPSLQQAYSESAGSSQEDDRQLRDKKCPRSCCSKVAKKMYYGLCVTATIVAAWVTVTHCIKHMYLQNYSHTDSSTSTESNLNNNFTSRIRTHNHYNAPFFTAWFCTNWLIFFYPLYLIIMLIHKKCKSANTIVADAFTDFKDKGFTFARFLSRCGLFCLLWVVTIYMYTYSLRILQSTEVVALFATNVSCVYLLSWVILHEQFVGVRIVAAILCDTGIALLAYMDGITGSSTLGGVVLAACAAAGFAIFKVLFRKVMGDVNTGQRALFFSILGVVNATLLWPVCLALYLTGSEQLPAHQMPWIPLLLASVALLVFHLVFQFGNLMTYNIFVSLGLITAVPISGTLDVILYGVEFEGMKLAGIILITVGFFLVMFPDNWPDYIMRLLRWSRRRQRGSENGGRSRDTVDYRTGYIRSHLRSPSGRVR comes from the exons ATGGCTCGGGATGGCGACGTGCCTACTATTTTTAACCCGAAGAGAGTTCGTACGCCTTCCGTGATAATAACAACAGACGAGGTGGCCAGCGACCAGGGCGATGTGGAGCGGGAGCGCCCCAACGGACCGCCGACGCCGCTGAGTCCCCGGGCGCCGCTCACGCCGCAGTCGTCGGTGTCTTCAGCTCCTCCGTTGACAACGCAGCCGTCGCTCCAGCAGGCGTACAGCGAGTCCGCGGGCAGCAGTCAGGAAGATGACCGCCAGTTGCGCGATAAAAAATGCCCGCGCTCGTGTTGCTCGAAAGTGGCCAAGAAg ATGTACTATGGCCTCTGCGTCACAGCCACCATCGTAGCGGCCTGGGTGACGGTCACACACTGCATCAAGCACATGTACCTGCAAAACTACTCACACACTGACAGCTCAACTAGTACAGAgtctaatttaaataataattttacttctAGGATTCGCACACAT AACCATTATAATGCACCATTCTTCACCGCATGGTTCTGTACCAACTGGCTCATATTTTTCTATCCCCTCTACTTAATTATCATGCTCATACACAAAAAGTGCAAGTCAGCGAACACTATTGTTGCTGATGCCTTCACAGACTTCAAGGACAAGGGCTTTACGTTTG CCCGCTTCCTGAGCCGCTGCGGCCTGTTCTGCCTGCTGTGGGTGGTGACCATCTACATGTACACATACTCGCTGCGGATTCTGCAGTCCACCGAGGTGGTGGCGCTGTTTGCGACAAACGTGTCGTGCGTCTACTTGCTGTCTTGGGTCATACTGCACGAGCAGTTTGTCGGTGTTAGG ATAGTGGCGGCCATCTTGTGCGACACGGGGATAGCGCTGCTGGCGTACATGGACGGCATCACGGGCAGCTCCACGCTGGGCGGCGTCGTGCTCGCCGCGTGCGCTGCCGCTGGCTTCGCTATATTTAAG GTGCTATTTAGGAAAGTGATGGGCGACGTGAACACGGGCCAGCGCGCGCTATTCTTCTCCATCCTGGGCGTGGTGAACGCGACGCTGCTGTGGCCGGTGTGCCTGGCGCTCTACCTCACGGGCTCCGAGCAGCTGCCCGCGCACCAGATGCCGTGGATACCGCTGCTGCTCGCCAGTGTTGCACTGCTCG TTTTCCACTTGGTTTTCCAGTTCGGCAACCTCATGACGTACAACATATTTGTGTCTCTTGGCCTCATCACCGCTGTTCCTATATCTGGTA CTCTGGACGTGATCCTGTACGGGGTGGAGTTCGAGGGGATGAAGCTGGCCGGCATCATACTGATCACCGTCGGCTTCTTCCTCGTCATGTTCCCCGACAACTGGCCCGACTACATCATGAGACTGCTGAG ATGGAGCCGCCGGCGCCAACGCGGCTCAGAGAACGGCGGGCGCAGCAGAGACACCGTCGACTACCGCACCGGCTACATCCGCTCGCATCTGCGCTCGCCGTCCGGCCGCGTCAGGTGA